The following are from one region of the Mycolicibacterium helvum genome:
- a CDS encoding acyl-CoA carboxylase subunit beta — MTSVTEPAAGHTIDIHTTAGKLADLRQRAEESLHPVGETAVEKVHAKGKLTARERILALLDEGSFVELDALARHRSTNFGLAENRPVGDGVVTGYGTIDGREVCIFSQDATVFGGSLGEVYGEKIVKVQELAIKTGRPLVGINDGAGARIQEGVVSLGLYSRIFHNNIKASGVIPQISLIMGAAAGGHVYSPALTDFVIMVDQTSQMFITGPDVIKTVTGEDVTMEDLGGAHTHMAKSGTVHYVASGEQDALDYVRDLLSYLPPNNYAEPPRYPAPPHPGAIEDNLTDEDLELDTLIPDSPNQPYDMHEVITRILDDDEFLEVQAGYAQNIIVGFGRIDGRPVGIVANQPTQFAGCLDINASEKAARFVRTCDCFNIPIVMLVDVPGFLPGTEQEYNGIIRRGAKLLYAYGEATVAKVTVITRKAYGGAYCVMGSKDMGCDVNIAWPTAQIAVMGASGAVGFVYRKDLKDAASEGKDVDALRLELQQTYEDTLVNPYIAAERGYVDAVIPPSHTRGYISTALRLLERKIAQVPPKKHGNIPL; from the coding sequence ATGACGAGCGTTACCGAACCGGCCGCTGGCCACACGATCGACATCCACACCACTGCGGGCAAGCTGGCTGATCTGCGTCAGCGCGCTGAGGAGTCGCTGCATCCGGTCGGCGAGACCGCCGTGGAAAAGGTCCACGCCAAGGGCAAGCTCACCGCTCGCGAACGCATCCTGGCGCTGCTCGACGAAGGCTCCTTCGTCGAACTCGACGCGCTGGCGCGGCACCGCAGCACCAACTTCGGGCTGGCCGAGAACCGGCCCGTCGGCGACGGTGTGGTGACCGGCTACGGCACGATCGACGGCCGCGAGGTCTGCATCTTCAGCCAGGACGCCACGGTGTTCGGCGGCAGCCTCGGCGAGGTCTACGGCGAGAAGATTGTCAAGGTCCAGGAACTGGCCATCAAGACCGGCCGCCCTCTGGTCGGCATCAATGACGGCGCGGGCGCCCGTATCCAGGAGGGCGTGGTCTCGCTCGGCCTCTACAGCCGGATCTTCCACAACAACATCAAGGCTTCCGGCGTGATCCCGCAGATCTCGCTGATCATGGGTGCGGCGGCGGGCGGTCACGTCTACTCCCCCGCGCTGACCGACTTCGTGATCATGGTCGACCAGACCAGCCAGATGTTCATCACCGGCCCCGACGTCATCAAGACCGTGACCGGTGAGGACGTCACCATGGAGGATCTGGGCGGCGCCCATACCCACATGGCCAAGTCCGGCACCGTTCACTATGTTGCCTCCGGTGAGCAAGATGCCCTCGACTACGTCCGCGACCTGCTGAGCTACCTGCCGCCCAACAATTACGCCGAGCCGCCGCGCTACCCGGCGCCGCCGCACCCGGGCGCCATCGAGGACAACCTCACCGACGAGGACCTCGAACTGGACACGCTGATCCCGGATTCCCCGAACCAGCCGTACGACATGCACGAGGTAATCACCCGCATCCTCGACGACGACGAGTTCCTCGAGGTTCAGGCGGGTTACGCGCAGAACATCATCGTCGGCTTCGGACGGATCGACGGCCGCCCGGTCGGGATCGTCGCCAACCAGCCCACCCAGTTCGCCGGCTGCCTGGACATCAACGCCTCCGAGAAGGCCGCCCGGTTCGTGCGCACCTGCGACTGCTTCAACATCCCGATCGTGATGCTGGTCGACGTGCCGGGCTTCCTGCCGGGCACCGAGCAGGAGTACAACGGCATCATCAGGCGCGGCGCCAAGCTGCTCTACGCCTACGGCGAGGCCACCGTTGCCAAGGTCACCGTCATCACCCGCAAGGCCTACGGCGGCGCCTACTGCGTCATGGGGTCCAAGGACATGGGCTGCGATGTCAACATCGCCTGGCCGACGGCCCAGATCGCGGTCATGGGCGCCTCGGGTGCGGTCGGATTCGTCTACCGCAAGGACCTCAAGGACGCGGCCAGCGAGGGCAAGGACGTTGATGCCTTGCGCCTTGAGTTGCAGCAGACCTACGAGGACACCTTGGTGAACCCGTACATCGCCGCCGAGCGCGGTTACGTCGACGCGGTGATCCCGCCGTCGCACACCCGCGGCTACATCTCGACCGCACTGCGGCTGCTTGAGCGCAAGATCGCTCAGGTTCCGCCGAAGAAGCACGGGAACATCCCGCTCTGA
- a CDS encoding class I SAM-dependent methyltransferase, whose translation MRCRLCGSSRLVSVLDLGATPPCERFLRGDELDAPEPTFPLHLRLCETCLLLQIPALITPEDTFTEYAYFSSYSDSWVQHAKTFVDDAVTRFGLGPDSFVVEVASNDGYLLQHVVAAGIPCLGIEPSHNVGAAARDRAVPTRTDFLDPGVAQAVVAEHGPADLVIANNVYAHVPDIIGFGLALRALLADDGWLSIEVHHALNLVTLGQFDTIYHEHFQYYTVLAATRALSVAGLSVVDAELIPTHGGSIRLWAQPEEVGAQPSSRLREILHAEQLAGLHEVAGYLNLRTHTESLRHELLRFLLDCKANNQRVVAYGAPGKGNTLLNYCGIRSDLVEYAVDRNPYKHGRFTPGTRIPIREPAAIAQDRPDVVLVLPWNLETELTSQLSYVADWGGRLVYPLPTLHEVSWQPEVVRSHAG comes from the coding sequence GTGCGTTGTCGTTTGTGCGGTTCATCTCGCCTGGTCAGCGTTCTCGATCTGGGGGCGACACCCCCGTGTGAGCGGTTCCTTCGCGGGGATGAACTCGATGCTCCTGAGCCGACTTTCCCATTGCACCTGCGGCTCTGTGAAACATGCCTGCTGCTGCAAATCCCGGCGTTGATCACGCCCGAGGACACCTTCACCGAATACGCGTACTTCTCCTCCTACTCCGATAGTTGGGTTCAGCACGCCAAGACGTTCGTAGACGACGCCGTTACGCGGTTTGGCCTCGGACCAGACTCGTTCGTCGTCGAAGTGGCCAGCAATGACGGATACCTACTCCAGCACGTGGTGGCCGCAGGTATCCCATGCTTGGGAATCGAGCCGTCCCACAACGTAGGGGCTGCGGCCCGCGACCGTGCTGTGCCGACCCGGACGGATTTCCTCGACCCAGGTGTGGCGCAGGCCGTGGTGGCCGAGCATGGGCCGGCCGATCTGGTGATCGCGAACAATGTGTACGCACATGTTCCCGACATCATCGGTTTCGGTCTGGCCCTGCGGGCCCTCCTCGCCGACGACGGCTGGCTGAGCATCGAGGTTCACCACGCACTCAACCTGGTGACGCTCGGTCAGTTCGACACCATCTATCACGAGCACTTCCAGTACTACACGGTGCTCGCGGCGACCAGAGCGCTGTCGGTCGCCGGGCTCAGCGTGGTCGACGCCGAGCTGATCCCGACCCACGGCGGGTCGATCCGATTGTGGGCTCAGCCCGAAGAGGTTGGGGCCCAGCCGAGTTCGCGGCTCCGCGAGATCTTGCACGCGGAGCAACTCGCAGGTTTACACGAGGTCGCGGGGTATCTCAATCTGCGGACTCACACCGAGTCGCTGCGACACGAACTCCTGAGATTCCTCCTCGACTGCAAGGCGAACAACCAGCGGGTGGTTGCCTACGGCGCGCCGGGCAAGGGCAACACCCTGCTGAACTACTGCGGGATTCGCAGCGACCTTGTCGAGTACGCCGTTGATCGCAATCCCTATAAGCACGGCCGGTTCACCCCGGGCACGCGCATTCCCATCCGGGAACCGGCGGCGATCGCGCAGGACCGCCCCGACGTCGTACTCGTCCTGCCGTGGAATCTCGAAACCGAGCTGACCAGTCAGCTTTCGTATGTCGCGGACTGGGGCGGGCGGCTGGTCTACCCGCTACCGACGTTGCATGAGGTCAGCTGGCAACCCGAAGTCGTAAGGAGTCACGCCGGATGA
- a CDS encoding glycosyltransferase family protein, with product MKVVLFCGGYGMRMRNSVHDDIPKPMQMVGPRPLLWHVMRYYAHFGHKEFILCLGYGASHIKDFFLEYRETASNDFVMRDGQVQLLDNDISDWKITFVDTGLESPLGERLRRVRDYLDGDEYFLANYADVLTDARLDDVIDRFHASGAVASMMLVPPQQSFHCVEVKDSGEVKEIIPVADLPIWVNGGFFVLSQEIFDYLPPGGDLVGDACQTLAGQGRLFGYQHTGFWKPADTFKERAELDDGYRHGNRPWALWELSDA from the coding sequence ATGAAGGTGGTCTTGTTCTGCGGCGGCTACGGCATGAGGATGCGCAACTCCGTCCACGACGACATCCCCAAACCGATGCAGATGGTCGGTCCCCGACCGTTGTTGTGGCATGTGATGCGCTACTACGCGCACTTCGGGCACAAGGAGTTCATCTTGTGCCTCGGCTACGGCGCCTCCCACATCAAGGACTTCTTCCTGGAGTATCGGGAGACCGCGTCGAACGATTTTGTTATGCGCGACGGCCAAGTTCAGTTGCTGGACAACGACATCAGCGACTGGAAGATCACATTCGTCGACACCGGGCTGGAGTCGCCGCTCGGTGAGCGGCTCCGCCGAGTGCGCGATTACCTCGACGGGGACGAGTACTTCCTGGCCAACTACGCCGACGTCCTGACCGATGCGCGGCTTGATGACGTCATCGACCGATTCCACGCGTCCGGAGCGGTGGCTTCGATGATGCTGGTGCCGCCGCAGCAGTCGTTCCACTGTGTTGAAGTGAAAGACTCCGGCGAGGTCAAGGAGATCATCCCGGTCGCCGACTTGCCGATCTGGGTCAATGGTGGCTTCTTCGTCCTCTCCCAGGAGATCTTCGACTACCTGCCGCCGGGCGGGGATCTGGTCGGCGACGCATGTCAGACGCTGGCGGGTCAGGGTCGGCTGTTCGGCTACCAGCACACAGGATTCTGGAAGCCGGCCGACACCTTCAAAGAGCGAGCCGAACTCGATGACGGCTACCGCCATGGCAACCGCCCGTGGGCGCTGTGGGAGTTATCGGATGCGTGA
- a CDS encoding PIG-L deacetylase family protein: protein MRELSTGAVGEIAVVGAHCDDIAIGMGGTLLSLCADEPGLVVHALVLSGGGTERGAEERAALDAFCPGATTHVTVLNIPDGRTPAHWQAVKTALHDFRQTCHPTIVFGPQRHDAHQDHRLIAELLPTEFRDHLTLGYEIVKWETDTPQPNVFVPLTVETAEEKARLLCKHYPSQVMHDWFDEEVFLGLSRLRGVQCRSRYAEAFAVEKLSLKLGGC from the coding sequence ATGCGTGAACTGTCGACCGGCGCCGTGGGTGAGATCGCGGTCGTCGGTGCCCACTGCGACGACATCGCCATCGGGATGGGCGGCACCCTGCTCTCGCTGTGCGCTGACGAGCCCGGCCTTGTTGTTCATGCGCTGGTGTTGTCTGGTGGTGGTACCGAGCGCGGGGCGGAGGAGCGCGCGGCGCTCGACGCATTCTGCCCGGGGGCCACAACGCACGTGACCGTGCTGAACATCCCGGATGGCCGGACGCCGGCACACTGGCAGGCGGTGAAGACCGCGTTGCACGACTTTCGCCAAACATGCCATCCGACAATCGTGTTCGGCCCTCAACGGCACGATGCGCACCAGGACCATCGGCTGATCGCCGAGCTGCTGCCCACGGAATTTCGTGACCACCTGACCCTCGGTTACGAGATCGTGAAGTGGGAGACCGACACTCCCCAGCCGAATGTGTTCGTCCCGCTGACCGTCGAGACCGCCGAGGAGAAGGCGCGGTTGCTGTGCAAGCACTACCCGTCACAGGTGATGCACGACTGGTTCGATGAAGAGGTTTTCTTGGGCTTGTCGCGGTTGCGTGGGGTGCAGTGCCGGAGTCGGTATGCGGAAGCCTTCGCGGTAGAAAAGCTCTCCCTCAAACTCGGAGGCTGCTGA
- a CDS encoding NAD-dependent epimerase/dehydratase family protein, giving the protein MRVLVTGHQGYLGTVMVPVLREAGHEVIGLDTGYFADCVLGPAPADPPQLGDGRPVDLRDVTAEQLNGVEAIVHLAALSNDPLGDLAPDVTYEINHRASVQLARAAKAAGVSRFLYASTCSVYGSAGDGLVDEDAPLRPLTPYAESKVWVEDDLAAIADSGFVPVFLRNATAFGFSPRLRADIVLNNLVGHAVLSGVVKVLSDGTPWRPLVHAEDIARAFALCLTAPAEAIQCQAFNVGTEANNVTVAEIARAVAEVVPGAELRITGETGADPRSYRVDFAKARERLGYQAQWSVADGAAELYAKYTGYGLTEAAFSGQFTRLARLKALRQSGVLDEAMSRGDRVG; this is encoded by the coding sequence ATGCGCGTACTCGTCACCGGCCATCAGGGCTACCTCGGCACCGTGATGGTCCCGGTTCTGCGCGAAGCAGGGCACGAGGTAATCGGCTTGGACACAGGGTATTTCGCCGATTGCGTGCTCGGCCCGGCGCCGGCGGATCCACCACAGTTGGGCGACGGCCGACCTGTGGACCTGCGCGACGTCACTGCTGAGCAACTGAACGGGGTGGAGGCCATCGTCCACCTGGCGGCATTGTCCAACGACCCGCTCGGCGATCTCGCCCCCGACGTGACCTACGAGATCAACCACCGCGCATCGGTGCAGCTGGCCCGGGCCGCCAAGGCGGCCGGGGTGTCCCGCTTTCTCTACGCATCGACGTGCTCGGTATATGGATCGGCCGGCGATGGTCTCGTTGACGAGGACGCGCCGCTGCGGCCGTTGACGCCATACGCGGAAAGCAAGGTCTGGGTGGAAGACGATCTTGCAGCGATCGCCGATTCGGGTTTCGTGCCGGTATTCCTGCGGAATGCAACGGCTTTCGGGTTCTCGCCACGGCTGCGGGCGGACATCGTGCTGAACAACCTGGTGGGGCATGCCGTGCTCAGTGGCGTGGTCAAGGTGTTGTCCGACGGGACGCCGTGGCGGCCCCTGGTGCACGCCGAGGACATCGCCCGAGCATTCGCCCTGTGCCTGACCGCGCCCGCCGAGGCGATTCAGTGTCAGGCATTCAACGTCGGAACCGAGGCCAACAACGTCACGGTGGCCGAGATCGCCCGCGCGGTGGCCGAGGTTGTCCCGGGTGCCGAGTTGCGCATTACCGGTGAAACCGGCGCTGATCCACGGTCCTACCGGGTCGACTTCGCCAAGGCGCGTGAGCGCCTGGGATATCAGGCGCAGTGGTCGGTGGCCGACGGTGCCGCGGAACTGTACGCCAAGTACACCGGCTATGGGCTGACCGAAGCGGCGTTCAGCGGTCAGTTCACTCGGCTGGCGCGTCTGAAGGCCCTGCGCCAATCAGGCGTGCTGGACGAGGCGATGTCTCGGGGAGACCGAGTTGGTTGA
- a CDS encoding dTDP-4-dehydrorhamnose 3,5-epimerase family protein, translating to MRIRQTGVPGVVVLVPQPFTDDRGLFTRTFDADIFDDYFGTPGLSASFVQDSQSRSVQGTIRGMHGRSGPGEAKLVRCANGAVHDVIVDIRPDSPTFGHQLCIRLDDTDFLHLYVPQGFLHGFQAITPTADVCYRIDRAHDPSEDLAVAFDDTDLAIAWPLPPTTVSARDRSAGNWRQLVNQLGLPETSPRPARLIGAGPSDAPAE from the coding sequence GTGCGGATCAGACAAACCGGAGTTCCCGGCGTCGTCGTTCTCGTTCCCCAGCCGTTCACCGACGACCGCGGCCTGTTCACCCGAACCTTCGATGCCGACATCTTCGATGACTACTTCGGCACGCCCGGTCTCAGCGCGTCGTTTGTGCAGGATTCGCAGTCCCGGTCGGTGCAGGGAACCATCCGCGGAATGCACGGCCGGTCGGGACCGGGCGAAGCCAAACTCGTCCGATGCGCGAACGGAGCGGTACACGATGTCATCGTCGACATCCGGCCTGACTCCCCGACCTTCGGCCATCAGCTGTGCATCCGGCTCGATGACACCGATTTCCTGCACCTCTATGTGCCGCAGGGGTTTCTGCATGGCTTTCAAGCCATCACGCCGACCGCCGATGTTTGTTACCGCATCGACCGCGCACACGACCCGAGTGAAGATCTGGCCGTCGCATTCGATGACACCGATCTCGCCATCGCGTGGCCGCTGCCGCCGACGACGGTCTCGGCACGCGACCGTTCCGCCGGAAACTGGCGTCAGCTGGTCAACCAACTCGGTCTCCCCGAGACATCGCCTCGTCCAGCACGCCTGATTGGCGCAGGGCCTTCAGACGCGCCAGCCGAGTGA
- a CDS encoding class I SAM-dependent methyltransferase → MSGCRGCRSRALARVLDLGCVPAQDFFPAAGDPVVPAESSHPLAMDLCGDCGLAQLAEDDTVTDEPRAVEPQALQRQAADAVGRVAAAQLLRGSTVREFGSPHGGSWLPLLAARGFTEAEVADVVLDCFGVMHEPDQQTAFERRAAVTATGGVLLVQYHSLATIVAKKQWNCLRHGHYAYYSTAAILGLLERAGMSAVDAWEFDLYGGTVLLAAAHGQMRPPNSVRRILANEEGITQPAVVGTLQQAADSHCRALREWLERQADAGHRVYGYGAASRAVALFALAGIDRRLLAAVADASTSKQGRRMPGTDIPIITPDELIAADPDRVLLTLPDLLPEVSVTYPQLAGRWITDEGMSAECGPGNSFSCVATAKFHA, encoded by the coding sequence ATGAGTGGCTGCCGAGGATGCCGAAGCCGCGCCTTGGCCCGAGTGTTGGACTTGGGTTGCGTGCCCGCGCAGGATTTCTTCCCCGCTGCCGGTGACCCCGTAGTGCCGGCGGAGTCGTCGCACCCGCTCGCGATGGATCTGTGTGGTGATTGCGGTTTGGCGCAGTTGGCAGAGGACGACACGGTGACCGACGAGCCCCGGGCCGTCGAACCGCAGGCGCTGCAACGCCAGGCGGCCGACGCGGTCGGCCGGGTGGCGGCGGCGCAGTTGTTGCGCGGATCTACGGTGCGCGAGTTCGGTAGTCCGCACGGGGGCAGCTGGCTACCTTTGCTCGCCGCCCGCGGATTCACCGAGGCCGAGGTGGCCGATGTCGTCCTGGACTGCTTCGGGGTGATGCACGAGCCCGACCAGCAAACCGCGTTCGAGAGGCGTGCCGCCGTGACGGCCACCGGTGGAGTGCTGCTCGTCCAATACCACTCGTTGGCGACGATCGTCGCCAAGAAGCAGTGGAACTGCCTGCGGCACGGCCACTACGCCTACTACTCGACAGCCGCGATACTCGGTCTGCTGGAACGGGCGGGAATGAGTGCGGTCGATGCGTGGGAATTCGACCTGTACGGCGGCACGGTGTTGCTGGCCGCGGCGCACGGGCAAATGCGTCCGCCCAACTCGGTGCGCCGGATACTGGCCAACGAGGAAGGGATCACCCAACCGGCCGTCGTCGGGACGCTGCAGCAAGCCGCCGACAGCCACTGTCGGGCGCTGCGGGAGTGGCTCGAGCGGCAAGCCGATGCTGGGCATCGGGTCTATGGCTACGGCGCCGCATCCCGTGCAGTCGCCTTGTTCGCGCTCGCAGGTATCGACCGCAGGCTCCTGGCCGCGGTCGCAGATGCATCCACCTCGAAGCAAGGCCGTCGGATGCCCGGCACCGATATCCCGATCATCACACCGGACGAGCTGATCGCGGCCGATCCTGACCGGGTTCTTCTGACCCTGCCCGACTTGCTCCCGGAGGTTTCGGTTACCTACCCCCAACTCGCCGGACGATGGATCACCGACGAGGGCATGTCTGCGGAGTGCGGGCCAGGTAACTCATTCTCCTGCGTCGCCACAGCAAAGTTTCATGCGTAG
- a CDS encoding glycosyltransferase family 2 protein gives MVVSNVIGIWDAMSHAVRRPKISVVIPALNEERNLSYIASRLPHDVDEVVFVDGGSLDNTVAVARELWPAGVHLVQTRKGKGNALACGFAAASGDIIVMIDADGSTDPAEIPRFVGALISGKDFAKGSRFVQGGGSSDITRTRRLGNWGLNTLVNVLFATKYTDLCYGYNAFWSDCLDVMDLPDPGIERPQWGDGFEIESLINVRVAASGMQIAEVSSYELDRIHGASNLNAVSDGLRILWTILQEFKQARRRGWKRGVGGRSLNVTAAGRYRFDADLQAQSLPDVRHA, from the coding sequence ATGGTCGTGAGCAACGTCATCGGCATATGGGATGCGATGTCACACGCGGTGCGCCGGCCGAAGATTTCGGTCGTCATACCCGCACTGAACGAGGAGCGCAATCTCTCCTATATCGCCTCGCGTCTGCCCCACGATGTCGACGAGGTCGTGTTCGTCGACGGGGGCTCGCTGGACAACACCGTGGCGGTCGCCCGCGAACTGTGGCCCGCCGGTGTCCACCTCGTGCAGACCCGCAAGGGCAAAGGCAATGCCTTGGCGTGCGGCTTCGCCGCTGCCTCCGGCGACATCATCGTGATGATCGACGCCGATGGCAGCACCGACCCCGCGGAGATTCCCCGTTTCGTTGGGGCGCTGATTTCGGGCAAGGACTTCGCCAAGGGGTCACGCTTCGTCCAGGGTGGCGGGAGCAGCGACATCACCCGCACCCGGCGCCTCGGCAACTGGGGACTGAACACGTTGGTCAACGTGCTGTTCGCGACCAAATACACGGACCTGTGCTACGGGTACAACGCCTTCTGGAGCGATTGCCTCGACGTGATGGACTTGCCAGATCCGGGGATCGAACGTCCGCAGTGGGGCGACGGGTTCGAGATCGAGTCACTGATCAACGTTCGCGTCGCGGCCAGCGGAATGCAGATCGCCGAAGTCAGCAGCTACGAGCTCGACCGGATCCACGGCGCCAGCAACTTGAACGCGGTCAGCGACGGCCTGCGGATCTTGTGGACCATCTTGCAAGAGTTCAAGCAGGCGCGTCGGCGTGGGTGGAAGCGCGGCGTGGGCGGACGCAGCCTGAACGTGACCGCAGCCGGGCGGTACCGATTCGACGCCGACCTGCAGGCTCAATCCCTGCCTGATGTGCGGCATGCCTGA
- a CDS encoding glycosyltransferase — MGQTISPAAEVTQGVEVKGPKVSLCIPAFQAGQFLRATLDSVLAQDFPDMEIVVVDNNSTDETRTILDAVTDDRVRVITNRTTLSAEDNHNLVVKLSRGEFVKVVSADDTLRRNCVTAQAAVLDSNPDIALVASRTDFIDDAGALLFAGRGLRGILGRQTGEQVIRKIVRSAKNPVGAPVSVMFRRADFDRCGGFRGPSLFTLDMDLWARLLRQGHFYGMPETLAAYRIQGGSLTASISARSQLAQQDKLTRRIVDDPHWKVPHIDRLVGKINRYDVLVKRTVLFKLSSLRSFMRQPRIG; from the coding sequence GTGGGGCAAACAATCTCGCCAGCGGCAGAAGTCACGCAAGGGGTGGAGGTCAAAGGGCCTAAAGTCTCCCTGTGCATCCCGGCCTTTCAGGCGGGCCAGTTCTTGCGCGCCACGCTGGACAGCGTGCTGGCGCAGGATTTCCCCGACATGGAGATCGTCGTCGTCGATAACAACAGCACTGACGAAACGCGAACGATCCTCGACGCCGTCACCGATGACCGCGTTCGCGTGATCACCAATCGCACCACCCTGTCGGCCGAGGACAACCACAACCTCGTGGTCAAGCTCAGCCGCGGCGAATTCGTCAAAGTCGTCAGCGCCGACGACACACTCAGACGCAATTGCGTGACTGCGCAGGCAGCAGTCCTCGACAGCAACCCGGACATCGCTTTGGTTGCCAGCCGAACCGATTTCATCGATGACGCCGGCGCGCTGCTGTTCGCGGGCAGGGGTCTGCGGGGCATCCTGGGCCGTCAAACCGGCGAGCAGGTGATCCGCAAGATTGTGCGCAGCGCCAAGAACCCCGTCGGTGCTCCCGTGTCAGTGATGTTCCGGCGGGCCGATTTTGACCGCTGTGGCGGCTTCCGCGGGCCCTCGCTCTTCACGCTTGACATGGACCTGTGGGCCCGGTTGTTGCGACAGGGCCACTTCTACGGCATGCCGGAGACGTTGGCGGCGTATCGAATCCAGGGTGGCTCACTGACGGCGTCGATATCTGCGCGATCACAATTGGCGCAGCAGGACAAACTCACCCGCAGGATCGTCGATGATCCCCACTGGAAAGTTCCCCACATTGATCGCCTCGTGGGCAAGATCAACCGCTACGACGTTCTTGTGAAGCGGACGGTGCTGTTCAAACTGAGCAGCCTGCGTTCGTTCATGCGACAGCCGCGAATTGGCTGA
- a CDS encoding glycosyltransferase family 2 protein, with translation MAHELSLTSDEHNPVAAPTDVLSVVICAYTQARWTWLCEAVESVLAGSNAPVEVIVVIDHCDELLESAAHHFAADRRVQVIANRDVRGLSGARNTGVRNARGDVVAFLDDDAAAQPGWADKLMDHYRDDTVAGVGGYARPVWPGSRPAWLPAEFDWVVGCSYIGQPTRLAQVRNPIGCNMSLRRSVVEKVGGFRSEVGRVGTTPVGCEETELFIRVRADRAANRVLFDPDIRVEHHVSEDRTTLKYFVRRCYHEGLSKAVVTELAGAADGLSSERSYVGRVLPIAIARELASMTSDGLARAAVICLGLAATTIGFVRAKVGRRLSGRAT, from the coding sequence ATGGCACACGAACTGAGTCTCACTTCAGATGAGCACAACCCGGTCGCCGCGCCGACCGATGTGCTCTCGGTGGTCATTTGTGCATACACGCAGGCCCGATGGACATGGCTGTGCGAAGCCGTGGAATCGGTGCTGGCCGGCAGCAATGCCCCCGTGGAAGTGATCGTCGTGATCGATCATTGCGACGAGCTCCTCGAGTCCGCCGCCCACCATTTTGCCGCTGATCGACGGGTGCAGGTGATAGCGAACCGCGATGTGCGCGGGTTGTCCGGGGCACGTAATACCGGAGTTCGCAACGCACGCGGCGATGTGGTCGCATTCCTCGACGACGACGCCGCGGCACAGCCCGGCTGGGCGGACAAACTGATGGACCACTATCGAGACGACACGGTGGCGGGGGTGGGCGGATATGCCCGTCCGGTGTGGCCGGGTAGCCGGCCAGCCTGGCTGCCCGCTGAATTCGATTGGGTGGTCGGCTGCAGCTACATCGGGCAACCGACGCGACTTGCGCAGGTACGTAACCCTATTGGGTGCAATATGTCGCTACGCCGGTCGGTTGTCGAAAAAGTCGGTGGATTCAGATCGGAAGTAGGCCGGGTGGGAACCACTCCGGTCGGCTGTGAAGAGACCGAATTGTTCATCCGGGTCCGGGCCGACAGGGCAGCCAACCGGGTGCTGTTTGATCCAGACATCCGCGTCGAACACCACGTCTCCGAAGACCGCACGACCCTCAAGTACTTCGTTCGCCGGTGCTACCACGAGGGCTTGTCGAAGGCTGTTGTGACCGAGCTTGCCGGTGCTGCAGACGGATTGAGCAGCGAACGCTCCTACGTCGGTCGTGTGCTCCCGATTGCGATCGCGCGCGAGTTGGCGTCGATGACATCCGATGGGCTGGCCCGCGCCGCCGTGATCTGCCTCGGCCTCGCCGCCACGACGATTGGCTTCGTTCGGGCCAAGGTCGGCCGCCGATTGTCCGGGAGGGCAACGTGA